From one Gracilibacillus salinarum genomic stretch:
- a CDS encoding 5-methyltetrahydropteroyltriglutamate--homocysteine S-methyltransferase, with translation MTISIHPPFKADHVGSLLRPANLLQARKDYKTGKITAGQLHDIETQELKRIVDKQIEVGLQAVTDGEFRRDWWHIDFLEHLNGIEGYVPDQGFDFEDEETEPYNVRNIGKISFNQDHPFLQDFKTFNQIVDGRAVAKQTIPSPNQLLYVGMRNPDIYPDIEAYADDIVNAYRDALAAFYEAGCRYIQLDDVSIAGFVTENDFIYDHAYSMEQLFDLSIRMVNRVLENKPQDLYVTTHLCRGNYRSTHAFSGAYDKIAPRLFAEEKVDAFFLEYDDERSGTFEALQHIPAGGPNVVIGIFTSKKGELEDKDEMKARIEEASQFVPKSQLCISPQCGFSSTHHGNKLTEQQQWDKLKYVVDIAKETLE, from the coding sequence ATGACCATTTCTATTCACCCACCATTTAAAGCAGATCATGTAGGAAGTCTTTTGCGACCTGCCAATCTGCTTCAAGCAAGAAAAGATTACAAAACTGGCAAGATCACTGCCGGTCAATTACATGACATCGAAACACAAGAATTAAAACGTATCGTAGATAAGCAAATAGAAGTTGGCCTTCAAGCAGTTACGGACGGAGAGTTCAGAAGAGATTGGTGGCACATTGATTTTCTGGAGCACCTCAATGGAATCGAAGGATATGTTCCGGATCAAGGCTTTGATTTCGAAGACGAAGAGACAGAACCATACAATGTTCGTAATATTGGCAAGATCTCATTTAATCAAGATCACCCTTTTCTGCAAGACTTTAAAACATTTAATCAAATTGTAGACGGCCGTGCCGTTGCTAAGCAGACGATCCCGAGTCCTAATCAATTATTATATGTTGGCATGAGAAATCCTGATATTTATCCAGATATCGAAGCATATGCCGATGATATTGTGAATGCCTATCGTGATGCACTTGCTGCTTTCTATGAAGCAGGATGCCGTTACATTCAATTAGATGACGTTTCGATTGCTGGTTTTGTTACGGAAAATGACTTTATTTACGACCATGCTTATTCCATGGAACAATTATTTGATCTGTCTATAAGAATGGTGAATCGTGTACTAGAAAATAAACCGCAAGATTTGTATGTCACCACTCATTTGTGTCGAGGAAACTATCGATCTACTCACGCATTTTCCGGTGCCTATGATAAAATTGCCCCTCGTCTATTTGCCGAAGAAAAAGTCGACGCCTTTTTCTTAGAATATGATGATGAACGCTCTGGTACATTTGAAGCGTTGCAGCACATTCCCGCTGGCGGACCAAATGTCGTGATTGGTATCTTTACTTCTAAAAAAGGAGAACTAGAAGATAAAGACGAAATGAAAGCTCGTATCGAAGAAGCAAGTCAATTTGTTCCAAAATCACAACTGTGCATCAGTCCGCAGTGCGGATTCTCATCCACACATCACGGGAATAAATTAACCGAACAGCAGCAATGGGACAAGCTCAAATACGTAGTAGATATAGCAAAAGAAACACTGGAATAA
- a CDS encoding HAD family hydrolase encodes MIKAVLFDLDGTLLNRDASVRHFITNQYERLASLHHLSKDSYIIRFIELDNRGYVWKDKVYQQMVEEFEITGLSSEALLADYISQFQFSCVPFAHLKETLDHLKQRGIALAIISNGKGQFQLDNIKALGIEHYFDTILISEWEGMKKPDPRIFQKALGQLHVQPDQSIFIGDHPENDVLAAQRIGMQAIWKKDAGWRTCSADWAVDDLKEILPIIIDNKLG; translated from the coding sequence ATGATCAAGGCTGTTTTATTTGATTTAGATGGTACATTGTTAAATAGGGATGCTTCAGTACGGCATTTTATTACGAATCAATACGAAAGACTAGCTTCGTTACATCACTTATCAAAAGATTCCTATATTATAAGGTTCATTGAATTAGACAACAGGGGCTATGTCTGGAAGGATAAAGTCTACCAGCAGATGGTAGAAGAATTCGAGATAACGGGTCTAAGCTCAGAAGCATTGCTTGCAGATTATATCAGCCAGTTCCAGTTCAGCTGTGTACCTTTTGCTCATCTGAAAGAAACGTTGGATCATTTAAAACAGAGAGGTATCGCACTAGCTATTATTTCAAATGGTAAAGGACAGTTCCAATTGGACAATATAAAAGCACTAGGAATTGAACATTATTTTGATACGATCCTGATTTCCGAGTGGGAAGGAATGAAAAAGCCAGATCCTCGTATTTTTCAAAAAGCGCTGGGGCAATTACATGTACAGCCTGATCAAAGTATATTCATTGGCGATCATCCGGAAAATGATGTGCTGGCAGCGCAGCGTATTGGTATGCAAGCTATTTGGAAAAAGGACGCAGGATGGAGAACGTGTTCTGCGGATTGGGCGGTGGATGACCTGAAGGAAATCTTACCAATCATCATTGACAATAAGTTGGGATAA